The stretch of DNA TCAAGTTTACATGAATTTATTTCTTAAGCACATACGTAGGCATGCAAGATCAAAGAAACCCTAATAACAAAGCCAAGATAATAATAACTACTTTAACGATCAGTACACCAGAGGATGAACCCTAACAGGAAGACCACCTTTGATCCTAAGCATAATACCAAGATCCTTCACCCTCTCTTTCTCGCCGTCGACCACCTCGATCTCAAACCTCTCCAGCACCGCCGCAGCAATCGCCTTCATCTGAATATGAGCCATCTCTTTGCCCAAACACATCCTCGGCCCTGCATGGAAAACAGGGTACGTGAACGGGCTCACAGCTCGGAACTCCCCTTTTTCAATCCACCTCTCCGGCCGGAAATCACCCCACTCCGGCCCCCATATCTCCTTCCTCCTTCCCATCGCGTAGGAGCTATACATCACCGTTTGTCCTTTCTTCACCGCCGTCCCGTCCGGCAACACGTCGTCCTCCAGTGAAGTTCTTGTCTGGAGCGGCACCGGCGGGTAAAGCCTCAAGCTCTCGGCCAACGCTGCGTGGAGATACACCATGTCTTTCACTTGGTCCAAAGAGAACACCGGTGCCTCATCCATCGTCTTCTTGGTTTTATCTCTCACTGACTTGATCTCATCGATGATCTTCTCTTCACATCTGGTCTTGTAGATATGAGCCAGAAAAACCAAGTTATGGCCGCCGCCGTGGTATCTCTTCCGGCGAGAACGAAGCTGATGATGATGTCACGGAGGAAGTCGTCGGAGTAGTCATTGTCCACAGCTATAAACCTCGAGAGAAGGTCGTCGCCGAGTGAGCCAGTCAAGTCTCgcctcctcttcctctcccgTACAACCTCCATGGCGAAAGCTTGGACCTTTGCAACCTCTTCTCTGAGCCGGCGTTCGGAGCCGAGGTTGAGAAAACGCTGGAGCTTCCAGATGAACGGGAAAGGGTGAGAGAAGCGGCGAACGCTGAGCTGTGTGGCTTCCTCAAAGGCCAGAGCGAGCTCACGGTCGGAGAAGGACGGTGATGAAGCGTTGAGAAGAGAGGGGTCATGGCCGAAGGTGACCTGGCAAGCGTTGTCGAAGGTGAAGAGCTCGAGAAGGTCTTGGAGGTTGATGATCTCGCCGGAGACGGAAGCAGAGGTGAGGAGAGGAAGGAGACGAGAGATGGACTCGAGATGGACGCGAGAGAGGATGAAGGCACGGATAGCTTTGGTGGAGAACTCGAGACTGGCAGTCTTGCGCTGGAGACGCCAGTGGTCGCCGTCGGCGTTGAAGATGCCGGAGCCGAGGAAGTCATGGAGGATGGAGGTGAAGGAGGAGCCTTTTGGGTAGTTGTTAAAGTTGGTCTTGAGGATGTGCTCAACGTTGGAAGGGTTGGAGGTGATGATGGCCATGAAGGTTGAGACGGTGCCGGAGGGCTTGGAGAGGAGGAGATCTGTTGTCCAGTCTAGAATCCGGTGGCTGTTCTTCATGAGTTCCAGGAAAGAGCCTGACTGGTTTTGGGTTCTGGTCACCGGTGCATGTCGGCGTCGCCGGAGTATGGTGAGGAGAATGAGGAGGAGCAAGAGGAGGATGGCGATCAGAGTTAGGGTTTCCATGGTGATGGTCTAGTTTGACTAGTATGcatatctattatatatataaatacacacgtcACAGTAAGCAGTTCGTAACCATTAGATCATTTACAAACATAACggtcattttaattttttttagttttcatgttttaaaactcttctttgtttttataaaattacaaaatttatatggtattaaataaatttttttaaatttatttttaatttaatatatatgtataattaaaaataaattataattacttaaatattaaatttatagttgactaataaaattttaaataaataaaaataacaaattttttttataaaatatagataaacaactaattttaattCTATCGATGTAAATTGAATAAatgtaacaaataaaaaaaattaaatcgaGCCACAAACAAATGTTTGCGCAGATCTTAAAAAAACAACCCACGTCACAAATACAGacaacatttaataaaaaaaagatgtgCCATCCACTTGATGGtactatcttttatattttattttgtgtatttATTCAAAGCTAAGAGTGTTgaaatattttggttttttaactgtttttttaaaaattttatttattcatttaaaaaatttacgagatatcaaatattattttttcaaatattatttttttatttttgtaatttatcataaattatattcaataatatattttaattatatttttaaataaaaattaatacaatattttataaaaatttaaaatatcaactATTCATGTGAATTACATAGAAAAACGAACTTGTGAgagtatttataaaaaaataattgaattctatatattttagtatttactGAGGAGATGGCGACAAATATTTCGATGGTGGTTGGTCCGGTATACATAACTAAGGTCATCTCTAACCATGATGCTAAAATCTTAATTTGGGGTCATGGTCGTTCTAACCCACCCTTTTTTTCTACcacaaattttttattcaatatattttatttttattattataactaataacaattataagttattaatttatataattaatactttaattataagtaatattttaatataattatatgtaataatttaatataattataaattttatgtacaattaattatttagtaattaaatttttaattaaactttaatcaacatgtgtttattatttatttatcaaactaattaaaaattttataattaaatttttaaataaatataaataatttttattagtaaaatattacattgtaaataatatttaattaaatcattattgaaaataattaatttcaagtattttgtggttgaatagtaataataataaaaaaagatatgtaaaagaaatatatatatatatatatatatatatatatatattgctaagATTTGGGGTATATAGTTCGaatataattaactataatgaaaCCAAATTTGAGACTTGGGATAAAAATTTCGGGTTATGGGTTGAAGATGGCTTAAGCATGTTGGAACTCATTCAACATCTCTATGCTGATGgtcaataaaaaattagcatagttaagttttttttttattattattagaaaatggataaacctgttttattaaaattatatctatatatatatatgtaagaaaAATTAACAGCCTATTTTATATCGGAGTaagtcaataaaaataattacgaAAACACACAACATTTTATAGAaaataggagaaaaaaaaattaagaacttgAAACGAACTCTACAAACCATCCACGTGATGGTGCCGGTTGTGggtatttttatttcatgagaGATGACGACCTCCAAAGATCACAACAAAGTAAGCATAACCTTGTTGAAATACTCCACCTATTAAGTTCTGTGActcaaatagttttttttatttcagtgaTTAAAATAGGAATTGATGCACAGTTAAGTGACTATTTATgtcatttatca from Dioscorea cayenensis subsp. rotundata cultivar TDr96_F1 unplaced genomic scaffold, TDr96_F1_v2_PseudoChromosome.rev07_lg8_w22 25.fasta BLBR01000862.1, whole genome shotgun sequence encodes:
- the LOC120255137 gene encoding cytochrome P450 94A1-like, with translation METLTLIAILLLLLLILLTILRRRRHAPVTRTQNQSGSFLELMKNSHRILDWTTDLLLSKPSGTVSTFMAIITSNPSNVEHILKTNFNNYPKGSSFTSILHDFLGSGIFNADGDHWRLQRKTASLEFSTKAIRAFILSRVHLESISRLLPLLTSASVSGEIINLQDLLELFTFDNACQVTFGHDPSLLNASSPSFSDRELALAFEEATQLSVRRFSHPFPFIWKLQRFLNLGSERRLREEVAKVQAFAMEVVRERKRRRDLTGSLGDDLLSRFIALRSRRKRYHGGGHNLVFLAHIYKTRCEEKIIDEIKSVRDKTKKTMDEAPVFSLDQVKDMVYLHAALAESLRLYPPVPLQTRTSLEDDVLPDGTAVKKGQTVMYSSYAMGRRKEIWGPEWGDFRPERWIEKGEFRAVSPFTYPVFHAGPRMCLGKEMAHIQMKAIAAAVLERFEIEVVDGEKERVKDLGIMLRIKGGLPVRVHPLVY